One segment of Meleagris gallopavo isolate NT-WF06-2002-E0010 breed Aviagen turkey brand Nicholas breeding stock chromosome 8, Turkey_5.1, whole genome shotgun sequence DNA contains the following:
- the CSGALNACT2 gene encoding chondroitin sulfate N-acetylgalactosaminyltransferase 2 has product MRMPRRGLVIQARTRWLLLGIAFLFSLVLLMYLLECAPQTDSNGSLPGVMGENMGKEYYQALLQEQEEHYQNRATSLKRQIAQLKQELQEMSDKLKTLQDKKNPKVNGVNYQGTKEQASNDLLEFLHSQIDKAEVSVGAKLPSEYGVVPFESFTSMKVFQLEMGLTRHPEEKPVRKDKRDELVEVIEAGLEVINNPDEEDDDDGVGERQLYSENDFVEGYYRTERDKGTQYELFYKKMDGMEYRHVTLFRPFGPLMKVKSETVDISRSVINIIVPLAGRTEAFAQFMQNFRDVCIHQDKRIHLTVVYFGQDGLSEVKTILESVSRETNFHNYTLVSLNEEFNRGRGLDMGARAWEKGEVLMFFCDVDVYFTAEFLNSCRLNAEPGKKVFYPVVFSLYNPAIVYANQDIPPPVEQQLVHKKDSGFWRDFGFGMTCQYRTDFLTVGGFDLEVKGWGGEDVHLYRKYLHGDLIVIRTPVPGLFHLWHEKHCADELTPEQYRMCIQSKAMNEASHSHLGMLVFREEIETHLRKQAYRTNSEAVG; this is encoded by the exons ATGAGAATGCCCAGAAGAGGCTTAGTAATTCAAGCCAGGACTCGTTGGCTGTTACTGGGCATTGCTTTTCTATTCAGTTTAGTCTTGCTCATGTATTTGCTTGAGTGTGCCCCACAGACAGATAGTAATGGGTCTTTACCTGGCGTTATGGGTGAAAACATGGGTAAAGAGTACTATCAGGCTCTCTTGCAGGAACAAGAAGAGCATTATCAAAACAGAGCTACTAGTCTGAAACGTCAGATTGCCCAGTTAAAGCAAGAGCTTCAGGAAATGAGCGATAAATTGAAAACTCTGCAGGATAAAAAGAACCCCAAGGTCAATGGTGTGAACTACCAGGGCACCAAAGAACAAGCATCGAATGATCTCCTAGAGTTCCTTCATTCCCAGATCGACAAAGCTGAAGTGAGTGTGGGGGCGAAGCTGCCTAGTGAATACGGCGTTGTTCCTTTTGAAAGCTTTACGTCCATGAAAGTGTTCCAGCTGGAGATGGGGCTCACTCGGCATCCGGAAGAGAAACCTGTTAGGAAGGATAAACGAGATGAATTGGTGGAAGTTATTGAGGCTGGCCTGGAAGTTATCAATAATCCAGATgaagaagatgatgatgatggagTAGGAGAGAGGCAGCTGTATAGCGAAAATGATTTTGTGGAAG GTTACTATCGTACGGAAAGAGATAAAGGGACACAATATGAGCTGTTCTATAAGAAGATGGATGGCATGGAATACAGACATGTCACGTTGTTCCGACCATTTGGACCCCTCATGAAAGTGAAGAGTGAGACTGTCGATATTTCTAGATCAGTCATTAACATTATTGTCCCTCTTGCTGGAAGAACTGAAGCATTTGCACAGTTCATGCAAAACTTCAG GGATGTGTGCATTCATCAAGATAAGCGCATCCACCTCACAGTGGTGTATTTTGGACAAGATGGTCTATCAGAAGTAAAAACCATTCTAGAGTCTGTATCTAG agAAACTAACTTCCACAATTATACGCTCGTCTCTTTGAATGAGGAATTTAACCGTGGCCGGGGACTGGACATGGGTGCCAGAGCCTGGGAAAAGGGCGAGGTCCTGATGTTCTTCTGTGATGTTGATGTTTACTTCACAGCCGAGTTCCTCAACAGTTGTCGCTTAAATGCGGAGCCTG gaaaaaaggttttttaTCCTGTGGTATTCAGCCTCTATAATCCTGCTATTGTCTATGCTAACCAAGATATACCACCCCCTGTGGAACAACAGTTG GTACACAAGAAGGATTCTGGTTTCTGGCGAGACTTTGGCTTTGGGATGACTTGTCAGTACCGGACAGACTTCCTAACTGTTG GGGGTTTTGACTTGGAAGTGAAAGGTTGGGGCGGTGAGGATGTTCACCTTTACAGAAAGTACTTGCATGGTGACCTTATTGTGATCAGAACACCGGTCCCTGGTCTCTTTCACCTCTGGCATGAGAAACATTGTGCAGATGAACTCACTCCAGAGCAGTATCGCATGTGTATCCAGTCCAAAGCCATGAACGAAGCCTCTCACTCGCACCTTGGGATGCTGGTCTTCAGGGAGGAGATTGAGACTCACCTCCGTAAGCAGGCTTACAGGACTAACAGCGAAGCAGTGGGTTAG